The segment GTGGCCCAGGATTACAACAAGGGCCTGGCCGAGGTCTTCCGCAACGAGTTCACCAAGATGGGCGGCCAGATCACCGCTTACGAGACCTACACCACCGGCGACCGGGACTTCAGCGCCCAGCTGACCTCCATCAAGGCCACGGACCCCGACGTGCTGTTCTTGCCCAACTATTACAGCGAGGTGCCGCTGCAGGTCTCCCAGGCCCGGCGGCTGGGCATCGACGCCATCATCCTGGGTGGCGACGGCTGGGACTCGCCGGAGCTGCTCAACCTGGGCGGCCAGGACCTGGAGGGGAGCTACTTCAGCAACCACTACTCCGCCGAGGCCGACACGCCCAAGGTCAAGGAGTTCGTCGAGAAGTACAAGGCCAAATACGGAACCACCCCCGACGCGGCGGCAGCCCTGACCTATGATTCGGCCTACATCCTGTTCCAGGCCATCCAGCGGGCTGGTTCATTGGACCGGCCAAAGATCCGCGACGCCATCGCCGCCACCCAGAACTTCGAAGGCGTGACGGGGACCATCTCCTATCAGGGCTCGGGGGATCCTGTCAAGCCGGCGGTGATCCTCAAGATCGAAAACGGCGGGTTCAAGTACGAGACCACCATCAACCCGTAAAACGGGGGTAAAACGGGGGTGCGGGCGGGCGCGGGGCCGCCCCGGCGGGCCCGCGGGCCGTGGGGCCCGGTCGGCCTTGGGGACCGGCCTTGCGCCCACCGCCAACCCTGGCGAGGTGCGGCCCTTGGTCACGTTCCTGCAGCAGCTGGCCAATGCCCTGCAGCTGGGTGGGATCTACGCGCTGATCGCCCTGGGATACACCATGGTCTACGGCGTGCTCAAGCTGATCAACTTTGCCCACGGCGACATCTTCATG is part of the Thermaerobacter subterraneus DSM 13965 genome and harbors:
- a CDS encoding ABC transporter substrate-binding protein, producing MRRRLGAAGIGVVVAALVLGMAGCGGPGAQGDVVKIGVSAPITGNIAAIGESTEKAIRLAEEEINAQGGIDVGGRKMKVQFIIEDDENKPESTASVFQKLITQDQVVAIIGSQSSSASNAGAPIANDAGVPMISPWATNPNVTKDKPYVFRAAFIDPFQGYVMAKFAYENLGARKAAVLYDVAQDYNKGLAEVFRNEFTKMGGQITAYETYTTGDRDFSAQLTSIKATDPDVLFLPNYYSEVPLQVSQARRLGIDAIILGGDGWDSPELLNLGGQDLEGSYFSNHYSAEADTPKVKEFVEKYKAKYGTTPDAAAALTYDSAYILFQAIQRAGSLDRPKIRDAIAATQNFEGVTGTISYQGSGDPVKPAVILKIENGGFKYETTINP